Genomic DNA from Alkalihalobacterium alkalinitrilicum:
TTTGAAAGAGTAGGTGCGACTAAAACTACAAAAGTTGACGTTCGAGTAATATCAGCTACTAACAAAGATTTAGCAGAACTAGTGAAAGAAGGTAAATTCAGAGAAGATTTATACTACCGCATCCATGTTATTCACTTAAATATCCCTCCACTACGAGATCGTCTAGATGATATTCCAATTCTTTGTAAACATTTCATAAAAAAGATTAATTTGAAAACAAACAAAAATATTGTAGGAGTTTCTCCATCTGTAATCCAACATTTTCAACAGTATCAATGGCCAGGTAATATTAGGCAACTAGAAAATGTCTTAGAAAGAGCTTTTCATTTTAGCAAATCTTCTTGGATTGAACTTGAACACTTACCTAAAGAAATTAACGTACTAGACGATAAAATCACGATTAGTCCTACTCCCTTTGAAACAGAAAAAAATCTTAATATCGACCGTAAACAGTCTATAAATAAAACGGAAAAACAAGTTATTCTGCAAGCACTCATGAAGACGCATGGTAATCGAACCAAAGCTGCTGAAATCTTAGGAGTGAGTCGGACAACGCTTTATCAAAAAATAAAAAAATATAATATTAAAGAAGAACTAAACTTTACTTTTACCTCAACATAATTTTTAGTTATGTTGGTTTGCTAGTCGATGTAAGAGCTTAATTATATGGATAAACTAGCAAACCAACATTTTTTGACTCGTATACAGTAATCCTCTTTTCAATAGCTTATATTTTTAAATGTTCATTTTTTTAAGATAAACTTTTGTACTTTTCCGGACAATGTCAGTGGCAATTGTTCAACAAAAACAATTTCTTTCGGCACTTTAAAATCAGCTAAATGTTTTCTACAATAATCTTTAAGTTCATCTTCCTTGACTGACACCCCCTCTTTAGGAATAATAAAATATTTGTCTACTGCTCCAAAAAACAAATCAGTACCTCCAATTCCTGCAACAGCAGATACTTTGTGATGAGAAGAAATCACCTTTTCAACTTCAACTGGATATATATTGCATTCCCCTTTCCTAAACACCTCAGCTTTTTGACCTTTGTAATAAATGTATCCTTCATGATCCATATAACCTAAATCCCCAGTGAACAGCCAGTTGCCTAAATTGAAAGTATTTTGTGTCCCTTCTTTTAATTCAAGATAACCTTTCGCTATACAATTTCCTTTTATTACTATCTCACCCACTAGTCCTACAGAAAGTTCATTTTTTTCACTGTCTACAATTTTTGCTTGAAAATCACCAATAGGAACACCGATACTTTTTTGAGCCTTTTCAACAGGATCTGATAACTTTGTAAGCAAGCACGCACCTGAGGTTTCGGTCAATCCATATAAGTTTACTAATGAAGCTTCCGTAAATAGATTAATAATTCCCTGACAAATACCAGTATCAACGTTAGATCCTCCAACAATGCAAATTTTTACAGAACTTACATCATATTTCTTAGTACCTTTGTAATTACATATCTTGGTATAATTTGCTGGCATCTCATTGAGTACAGTCGGTTTATATTTATGGATAACCTCTAGCACCGATTCTGGTAGGGGGTTTGGAATTAAAATCACTTTTCCATAGCTTAATAGAGCAGCATGTACCGTACAGGTCAATCCTCCGTAATGACTTAGAGGTATACTTCCTGTTATACTGTCGCATTCATCTAAGGATAAATGTTCAACTAACGCTTTGGCAGACGTTAAAATACTTTTGTTAGTTAGCATAGTTCCCTTTGGCCATCCCATTGTACCTGAAGTATAAATTACTGCAACCGTATCATCTTCTCGAATTAGCTCTTTGGCTTCCTCAATTCGTTTCCTATTTGGCTCTCTATAAATGAGCTCCTCAAATGATAAACTGTCATCAAACCCTTCTCCGATGAATATATACTTTTTTATATTAAACATTGTCTTATTATTATTAATAAAACTTGCAAAATCAAAATCTTGTGAAGTCGAATTACATATAAGACCTTTTACTTTTGAAGATTTCAACATATATTCTAATTCCAGTTTTTCGCATCTTACATCTAAGGCTACTAATCCAACACCTATTTTAGCAGTAGCAAAATACGTATAAAGCCACTCCACTTGATTTAAAGCCAAGATACCAAGATAATCTCCTTTATTAAATCCTTCCTCTAATAGAGCCGATGCTAAATAATCAGAAATCTCATCGAGCTTACGGAATGTAATACTTTGTTCATTATCCATAATTAAAAATGGTTTTTCAGGAAACTTTTCTACTGCCTTTGTTAGTGCTTTATGCACGATCCAACTCAAAATAAACACCTCCATCTAATAGTTTTAATTAAAAGGTCTCAAAAAATAATGAAAGATTTAATACAATTTTAGGTGCAAATTATTTAACTATATTTCTAATACTCATTAATAATAAGTAGTCAAAATAGATTGGATACTTTTCAAATCCTTACTTACTATTTTTGCAATATTTATGCCATAACAGTATTCTGTTATACAACTTTAAAAAACAAGTAGCCATTGTTATTTTTTCTATACATATGTAAAGTTGCACTTGTAAAAAAGTTTACATAATGAAATATTCGCTTTATGAATTCACGATGGCTCCAAGATTCTAGACTCTAACTTAAAAAATAAAAAAAAAAACGATTCTGACCTTATGCAGAATCGTTTTTTAAGCACTGTTAATGTTGAGCGGGGCCTAACATAATACAAGTTCTATAATTTAGTTTTCTTATACAAGCTCATTCGGCTCCTCTAAAATGGATAAACTTGCTTCTTCGTTCATAATATTCTTAATGATTAAGAACACGATTTCAATTATTATTAACCCAAAACAAATAGGTACTAAAAATATTAATGGGTAAATAGGGTATAAGTTACCTCCTGCTGGAAATGCAATTCCTTGAATTGAACTTTCTATTGCATAGAGAAGGCCGTAGTATGTGATGAGGAAAAAGAGTATGCCTTCTAGAATTAATAATAGGATAACTATCATTCTTTGCTTAAACATACGAAACTTTGTAACAACCATTGTAATTCTAGGAAAAATTCCAGTACCATATGCAAACGCTAACGCAGGGAACAGTGTTAATGGCATAAAATAATTCCTAACAAATTCGTATCCTCCTGGTATTGACCTTGACAGAAAGTTTCGACTAACAACATCTCCAACGATGAACAGCATCATTAAAAATAAGCTAATTCCACTTATCCATAATCCAATGATCTTAACTGTATTTAAAACTTTATAACATTTTAAAAATATATCAGGCATATATCCACCACCTTATTTTGTACTATTTTCCTTACATTGTACTCGGTAACCACGTAATTAAACTCGGGAAAATTATTAATAAACCACATACAACGATTGCTACAACTACTGCAAATATGGTTGAATATTTAAATATGCCTTCTAATGGTATTTTACTAACCCCTGAAACAGCGTAAACACTTAACCCAACTGGCGGTGTTATTAAACCTAATGTACAAATGACAGAAATAAAAACTCCGAACCAAAGAATGTCGACATTCATCATTTCCACAATCGGTAATACGACTGGTAAAGTCATTAAAATAACAGCTCCACCTTCAATAAACATGAAAAGGATAAAGAAGACAAATGTAAGAATGATTAAAACGATAACGGGATATTCTAGTAAAGTTCCAATACTTTCAACTAGTTTCCGCGGTAGTAATGATACTGAAACAAACCGACTGAAAATTTTTGCCCCGATTAGTATAATAATAACCATACCTGTTATTTTTAATGTTTCTGAAAATGACTTATAAATAAAGTCTTTATTAACTCTCCCTAAAATGAGTGCAGCAATAAATGCAGCAAATGCTCCTACGGCTCCTGCCTCAGTAGGCGTAACGAACCCTGCATAAATACCACCAAAAATAATAAAAGAAATAAAAAAACCGACAAGGAATACAACGATTATTCTTGAAGTTTTAATTGGTTTAAAACTAGCTACGGTTCCCTTTTCTTGTTTTGAGTCTGTACGAGCTAACAAAATAAACATACAAATAATATAAACAAACATGATTAAGATCCCTGGAATAATGGCCCCAATAAATAATGTACCAACTGGAGTTTCAGAAATGACTCCAAACAAGATTAAGATAAGACTTGGAGGAATAATACCAGACAAAGATCCTCCAGCAGCTGCAATTGCTCCTGCTAATTCACTTTTATATCCATGATTTCTTAATTCAGGTACTGCTACTTGACCTAAGGATGCCGCCGTTGCTGTACCAGACCCTGAAACCGCCCCTAAAAATCCACCAATGATGATCGTTAGTGCTCCTAGTAATCCTTTTTTTCCTCGTGAGATATTATAAACGATGGTAAACAAATCTTTTACAATTCCAGCATTAAGTATAAATTGTGCCATTAAAACAAACAACGGGATGGTCGTTAATGTATAATTGGTTGCTTGGTTAAAAGGGTCGGAACCTACTAAACCTGGTATTATGTTTCCTCTTTCAATTAATAATAATCCAATAACTCCGACAGCTAATAATATAGAGTGGATGTACAATCCTGCTAATAGTAGTAAAAAAAATAAAATTAACACAATTGCTACGAGTAAAATATCTGGCATACTATTCCCCCTTAACAGCTTATACCTCTGTTAAAAACCATTTAATTGGAAGAGCTGACTCTAGAGACTATGCCTGTATATATTCAACGACATTAATGCATTTTACATAATTTGCATCTATAACGTTTAAATGCAAGACACATTGCATTAGAGTCAGCCCTTTAATAGAACTATTCTAAATTCATAACCCCTTCTGGTACACTACCTCCTGCTTCTATGATTAAATCTCTCCATAATTTAACTACTTCTTTACCTGGCATTCCCCTATCATCAAGTAAGTCAATGTAATCGTACCAAGTTTCTTCAATACCGCTCAAAAAGTGCTCTTGAACTTCTGGATCTAATTCCTCTATTGATGTAACAAATTTTCCACCATTCTCTAAAGAATAATCAATCATTTCTTCAGACCTGTTTACCCATACGTCTGCTCCTTGAGTTAATAATTCCGAAGCAGCATTTACCATTATCTCTCTTACATCTTCTGGTAAGCTTTCCCACTTATCCTGAGTCATCGCAATGAGGGAATTGAAATGACCGAAATTAACGCCTGTAAATGTATACATGAATAAGTCTTGGAAGCCGTAACCAGACCAGTCTGCGATACTATAAAAGCTTCCTTCAAAAGCGCCTCTGCTCATCGCATCAAACATATCCATTGCAGGCATTGTAATTGTATTAGCACCAATGCGTTGAGCATACATTTCATGAATACGTGATGAAGTTCTCAAAGTTGCACCAATAATATCATCTACTGAATTGAACTCTTTACCAGTCGTAGATATAGAGTATTCCATCGTTGTTGGCATTCCCATAACAACAAGTCCCATATCTCCATATTCTAACTCTGTAAATGTTTTACCATCCAATAGAGGAACATCACTATTTAATAACATTTCATACGCTTTAGAAGCAATATACGTATCAGAATGAGTTAAAGGTAACATTGTAATTTCCGACATTGGAAATCTTTGTGGATCATAAATAGGTGGAAATAATGTTACATCAGCAATCCCCTGGTTCATTGAATCATATTCTTTTGTAATTTCAACTAATTCACCTGAGTGAAATTGTTCAAATTGAACTCTACCATTCGTTTCCTCAGTGACTTTTTCCATCCATGGTACAAAAAATCCAGAAACCCACCCATGTTGTGGACTTACACCTGTTGCTGCTACAAGGTTAATAGTTTCTTCTGAATCGTTATTTTCAGTTTCGGAATTTCCATCACCATCCTGATTACTAGTCGGTTCACTCCCTCCACCGCCACAAGCTGTTAAAAAAATAAGTAACATTGTAAAAACTGCTGCATACAACCAATTTCTTTTGAACATTCGATCTCCCCCTACTATTTTTTTATAAAATAAATTCTAATGTAAACGCTTATATTGTTAGCGCTTACATTAAACTTATTACTACCCTAAAAAAGTTAATTTTCTATCATACCAGATTACATCAATAGGTAATTAGACTTTTACTTACATAAATTAATTAATTATTAGCGAGTGTTTGTTCCAATGTCCATTCATTCAATAATTTTACGAATTGATCGAGATTAGAAAACCTCTCATCGTTTGTTTGACCGTTTTTCCAACGATAGTACAATTGTTGTGCAATTACTATATGTTTGAAATAAGCAAAAACCATATAGTAGTGCATATATGAAACATCTCGACCACTTTTTTTCGAATACGCTTCAATAAACTCATTTCTAGTCATAAACCCTTTTCTCGTTGTAATGGGACTATTATTATTATGAAACTTGAAAAATTCAGGATCCGAATCTTCATGCCACATAACTAATGCAGAGGCAAGATCAGTCAATGGGTCGCCGACTGTACTCATCTCCCAATCCAATACACCAGCTATCTGACTTAAATTGTCCTTTGTAAACATTACATTGTTTATATGAAAATCATAATGGATTATTGTAGCAGGTGGTGAAATTGGCATGTTACTAAGTATCCAGCCTTTTAATTGTTCTATTTTAGTGATTTCTTCTGTTTTCACCTTTTCGTATCTTCCAATCCAGCCATGAACTTGTCGCTCCAAAAAACCATCTGGTCGTGTCATGTTAATAAGCCCTGTTTTTTTGTAATCTATGTCATGTAGTGAAACAAGTGTGTCAACCATCGTGTCTGAAACTTCTCTAAACAGTTTCACATTACCATCCTGCACTTCTGGTAAAACTTTTTCCAAAAGGACTCCATGACGCCTTTCCATTATGTAAAAGGGAGCACCAATGATTGAGCTATCTTCAATAAAAATGTATGGTTTTGGAGCTAGGGGAAAAACAGGGTGCATTTCTTTCAAAACTTTATATTCTCGTAACATATCATGGGCTTTCGTATTCACTGGACCTAACGGCGCTCTTCTTAGTACAGCCTCCCATTCACCTATCCGAACTAAATAAGTTAAATTTGAGCTACCAGCACTAAATTGCTCTACTTCTAATGGTTCATTACTTAAAAATGTAAGTTCTTTTTTAAGACAATGCCCTAGTAATTCGTAGTTTAATTCTTCCCCTTTACGAACTGCTATCGTATCTTTTACTACTTTTTTATTAACTGACATAAACACCCTCCTTTGGGGTAGTCTAACTACTTAAGATTAGTAGTTGAATAACTCTCTACATAAAGAAAACGGTTTCAAATATAACAGTTTAATATTAAAAATAAAAATTTTGTACAAAGTTTTGGTTGAATAGAAAGAATAAAATGTCAATATTAATTTTAATTGATAAGATTGTTAAGTACGAGATTTAATAGAAATACTTATTGAATAGATATTAGAAAGGTATGAAGTAGGTTAAATTATAGAGTATAGGGCTTTAAAAGATGTTAGGAGTATTGGATATGTAAGAAAAACCTTTATTAGATTAATATCAACTGGTTTCCTGTAAAATAAATTTATGTATTCTGTGTTTTAAACTATTATTTATTTTTTAAATCACAAGTAAAATATAATTATAAAATACCACTAAAATTAATATCTTTCAACATAAATTGTTAAAATATTTCTTCTCATATAAAATATTTTCATTTATTGAAATACTAAGGAAATAAACGAGGAGCTGTACAACTCAAAAAAGATAGAATTCAATATGAAGCCTAATCTAATATAAAGAGTAGAGTAATAAGGTGGTTACCCCTAAAAGTTAGAGTTTTTATTATGCAGCTGATTGGCTGGGTTGAGTTCGGTATTCTACTGGACTTAAACCAGCCAATTTTCCTTTTGATCGTACATGGTTGTACCAGTAGATATATTCTTCAATCCGTCTTTTTAATTCTTCATAGTTTACTAATTCTTCCCCATAATACATTTCTTGCTTTAAAATACCAAAGAAATTCTCCATCGAAGCATTGTCTGCGCAGGTTGCTTTACGTGACATGCTTTGGAATACTTTATTTTCTTTTAATGTCTTCACCCATTGACTGTGCTGGTAATGCCAGCCTTGATCGGAATGGATGGTGGTGCGATAAGTTGCATGATTATTTATTATCTCTATTGTTTCTTTTAAAGGCTCCATGACAAGGTCTAACGTGGGACGTTTCTTGATTTCAAAAGCAATAATTTCCCCGTTATAAAGGTCAAGAATCGGATTTAAATATAACTTCTCTTCGTCTAGACATTTGAATTCTGTAATGTCGGTTACTAATTTTTGTAGAGGGATAGGTGTGCTAAAGCGGCGGGATAATCTGTTTTTCGCTATTCTTCCAACCTTCCCCTTATAAGAATTGTATTTACGAGATTTCCTCATAAATTTCACACACTTTAACCCCAATTCACGCATTATACGATACACTTTTTTATGGTTTATAGAATGTCCTAACTTCTTTAATTCTTTCGTGATCCGTTTATAACCATAACGTTCATGAAACTTTTTAAATAGTTCCGTAATGATTTTTTTAAATTCTGAGTCCGAATCTTCTCTGTCAAAGTTCCCGACATGATAGTGGTAGGTTGCTTCTGGAATTCCCACGACAAGGAGAATATCTTTTAATCGGAATCCATCTTCTTTGAGTTCGAATGCCACCTTTGCTTGTGCTTTTCGTGGAAGGCATTCTGATTCTCTCGAAAAGCTTTCAACTTTTTTAGGTAAGCATTTTCTAGTCGCAATAATTCATTCTCGCGTTCCAGTTCTTCTTCGCGTGTTAACTTCTTCTCTTCTTTTTTCATTGGTTTATTGGTGTTTTTAGACATAGAAGATCGCCCCTTTAATCTTGGTTTTAGGCCTTCTATCCCTTGTTCATTAAATGTTTTCATCCAACGGTGAATTAATGAAGGATTATTCAATCGAAATTGTTCAGCAGTTTCCTGAAAAGAAGCACCTGTCTCTACCATAAATTGTATCGTATCCATTTTAAATTGAACAGAGTAGGCACCTTTCATTTTTCTTCGCTTTAATCCCTCTATCCCTTTTATTTTATAGGCTCTTACCCAATCTTGTATTGGTGTTTGAGAGGGCATATTATATTTTTTCGCTAGTGACTTATATCCAAGATTTCCATTTAAATACTCGGTAACAAGCTTTATTTTAAATGCTTCACTATATTTGGCCATAAAAACACCCCCGAGAGTTAGATTTTCTACTCTAACTTTCGGGGGTCGGTACCTAATAACTCTACTCTTTATTTCAACTGCTTTCGCTTCAATATAATATAATCTTTAATTTTAATAGCTTGCGAGAAAAAACAAATTTGGTTTCTATTACACCTTAGAAGTAGGGGAGTAATTTGTGATCGCTTGGACAGCTAGGTCATACTCTTCTTTCAGCTCTCTGACAACTTCAGCAATTGGCTGGACTTTTTTAATTGCGCCAACCCCTTGTCCTGCTGACCATACGTCTTTCCATGCTTTTGCTTCGTTTTCAGTATCAACGTGAGCTACATCGATCTTGTCTGGTTTTTGCAGATTATCTAGGTCTAAGCCTGCTTTTCGAAGACTCGGTGTGAGGAAGTTTGCATTAACTCCACTAATGGCATCCGTATAAAGAATGTCGTCAACATCAGAATCAACTAACATTTCCTTATACTCTTCACTTGCCATTGCTTCTGTTGTTGCGATAAATCGAGTTCCCATATATGCAAAGTCAGCACCTAGTACTTGAGCCGCAAGGACATCTCTTCCATTTGATAAACATCCTGCTAAGATTGTAATTCCATCCCAAAATTGTTTAACTTCAGCAATAAAAGCAACTGGATTAATCGTTCCTCCATGTCCACCTGCACCGTTACATACGAGAATTAAGCCATCAACTCCACAACTCGCTGCTTTCTTTGCATGTTTCGTTGAAATGACATCCGAAAATACAAGTCCACCGTATTCATGTACAACTTCAACTACTAGAGAAGGATTCCCAAGTGATGTAATAACAACTGGCGGTTGGTATTTCTTTAACAGCTCTAAGTCAGCCTCAAAACGTTTATTGGAATGATGAATAATAATATTCACACCCCAAGGAGCAACTTTTCGGTTAGGTTCTTCGTTCCTTGCTTTTTCAAGACCTTCTGTAATTTCAGTCATCCACTCTTCTAAACTTTCAGTTGTGCGAGCGTTTAGTAATGGAAAAGTGGTAATAATACCTGATTTACATCCTTCTACAACCATATTTGCACTTGAAACTAAAAACATCGGTGCCGAAATTACAGGTAATTCGAGTTGATCAGTAATATTTGCGGGTATTTTAGTAGACATAATTATCATCCTCACATTTATTATAATTTTTAAGTATTTTTAAACGTTCCTATAAGTGCACAATAGATTTTGATTTATTGATTGTAAGAATAAAACCCTTTTCCGGTTTTCCTCCCTAAATCCCCAGCTTCAACCATCTTCTTTAGTAGTGGACAAGGGCGATATTTAGGATCGTTAAATCCTTCGTACAATGCTTCCAATGCCCATAATGTGATATCGAGTCCAGCCATATCTATTGTTTTCAACGGTCCCATCGTATGACCATAGCCGTCGATAAAACCTTGATCAATCTCTTCAGGACTTCCGACCCCTTCCATTACTGCAAAACAAGCTTCATTTACCATCGGTAACCATATTCTATTCATAAGAAAACCAGGAAAATCCTTTTCAGCAACAATCATTCGCTTCCCGAGTTTTTCACCAATTTGTTTAGCTTGTTCCAATGTTTCACTGGACGTTTTATATCCTTTAACGATTTCTAACAAAGGCATCATCGGAACAGGGCTAAAAAAGTGCATCCCGATTATTTTTTCAGGTCTTGAAGTAACACTAGCAATATCGGTTACTGACAAACAAGAAGTATTCGTTGCAATTAAACAATCATTCTTAGCTACTTCGTCTATCTTTTTAAAAATCTCTTTTTTTAGATCTAACTTTTCTGGTACAGCTTCAATAATGATATCCGCATCAGACATCCCATCCCATTTTGTTGAATAAGAAATTTTAGAGAGAACAGCGTCGCCATTTTCTATTTTATTTTTTTTCACAAAGCGATCAACTGAATCGGTAATTCGTTTTTGAGCTAATTCAAGAGAATCTGAGGTCACATCTATGATTTCTACACTTATTCCAGCTTGTGCTGCAACTTGTGCAATACCAGAGCCCATCAAACCTCCACCAATAACACATAATTCCATATTTTCAACTCCTTGTTTATGAATAATAATTTTGATATATTTTCATGTTTAGAAGTTTCATAAAGTGAAACTTCCATCAGTGAGGGGGGGTTTCCTCTTCCCCACTGATGGTTAGTTGAACCAATCGGGCACTTACTGGCAGTTTATCCCCCACTTATCTTTCTTTGATTCCTCGAAGTCTTGAAGTGGGGGTATTACTGCCAGTTGT
This window encodes:
- a CDS encoding class I adenylate-forming enzyme family protein, with the translated sequence MSWIVHKALTKAVEKFPEKPFLIMDNEQSITFRKLDEISDYLASALLEEGFNKGDYLGILALNQVEWLYTYFATAKIGVGLVALDVRCEKLELEYMLKSSKVKGLICNSTSQDFDFASFINNNKTMFNIKKYIFIGEGFDDSLSFEELIYREPNRKRIEEAKELIREDDTVAVIYTSGTMGWPKGTMLTNKSILTSAKALVEHLSLDECDSITGSIPLSHYGGLTCTVHAALLSYGKVILIPNPLPESVLEVIHKYKPTVLNEMPANYTKICNYKGTKKYDVSSVKICIVGGSNVDTGICQGIINLFTEASLVNLYGLTETSGACLLTKLSDPVEKAQKSIGVPIGDFQAKIVDSEKNELSVGLVGEIVIKGNCIAKGYLELKEGTQNTFNLGNWLFTGDLGYMDHEGYIYYKGQKAEVFRKGECNIYPVEVEKVISSHHKVSAVAGIGGTDLFFGAVDKYFIIPKEGVSVKEDELKDYCRKHLADFKVPKEIVFVEQLPLTLSGKVQKFILKK
- a CDS encoding TRAP transporter small permease, with the translated sequence MPDIFLKCYKVLNTVKIIGLWISGISLFLMMLFIVGDVVSRNFLSRSIPGGYEFVRNYFMPLTLFPALAFAYGTGIFPRITMVVTKFRMFKQRMIVILLLILEGILFFLITYYGLLYAIESSIQGIAFPAGGNLYPIYPLIFLVPICFGLIIIEIVFLIIKNIMNEEASLSILEEPNELV
- a CDS encoding TRAP transporter large permease codes for the protein MPDILLVAIVLILFFLLLLAGLYIHSILLAVGVIGLLLIERGNIIPGLVGSDPFNQATNYTLTTIPLFVLMAQFILNAGIVKDLFTIVYNISRGKKGLLGALTIIIGGFLGAVSGSGTATAASLGQVAVPELRNHGYKSELAGAIAAAGGSLSGIIPPSLILILFGVISETPVGTLFIGAIIPGILIMFVYIICMFILLARTDSKQEKGTVASFKPIKTSRIIVVFLVGFFISFIIFGGIYAGFVTPTEAGAVGAFAAFIAALILGRVNKDFIYKSFSETLKITGMVIIILIGAKIFSRFVSVSLLPRKLVESIGTLLEYPVIVLIILTFVFFILFMFIEGGAVILMTLPVVLPIVEMMNVDILWFGVFISVICTLGLITPPVGLSVYAVSGVSKIPLEGIFKYSTIFAVVVAIVVCGLLIIFPSLITWLPSTM
- a CDS encoding TRAP transporter, with translation MFKRNWLYAAVFTMLLIFLTACGGGGSEPTSNQDGDGNSETENNDSEETINLVAATGVSPQHGWVSGFFVPWMEKVTEETNGRVQFEQFHSGELVEITKEYDSMNQGIADVTLFPPIYDPQRFPMSEITMLPLTHSDTYIASKAYEMLLNSDVPLLDGKTFTELEYGDMGLVVMGMPTTMEYSISTTGKEFNSVDDIIGATLRTSSRIHEMYAQRIGANTITMPAMDMFDAMSRGAFEGSFYSIADWSGYGFQDLFMYTFTGVNFGHFNSLIAMTQDKWESLPEDVREIMVNAASELLTQGADVWVNRSEEMIDYSLENGGKFVTSIEELDPEVQEHFLSGIEETWYDYIDLLDDRGMPGKEVVKLWRDLIIEAGGSVPEGVMNLE
- a CDS encoding phosphotransferase family protein, producing the protein MSVNKKVVKDTIAVRKGEELNYELLGHCLKKELTFLSNEPLEVEQFSAGSSNLTYLVRIGEWEAVLRRAPLGPVNTKAHDMLREYKVLKEMHPVFPLAPKPYIFIEDSSIIGAPFYIMERRHGVLLEKVLPEVQDGNVKLFREVSDTMVDTLVSLHDIDYKKTGLINMTRPDGFLERQVHGWIGRYEKVKTEEITKIEQLKGWILSNMPISPPATIIHYDFHINNVMFTKDNLSQIAGVLDWEMSTVGDPLTDLASALVMWHEDSDPEFFKFHNNNSPITTRKGFMTRNEFIEAYSKKSGRDVSYMHYYMVFAYFKHIVIAQQLYYRWKNGQTNDERFSNLDQFVKLLNEWTLEQTLANN
- a CDS encoding IS3 family transposase; the protein is MAFELKEDGFRLKDILLVVGIPEATYHYHVGNFDREDSDSEFKKIITELFKKFHERYGYKRITKELKKLGHSINHKKVYRIMRELGLKCVKFMRKSRKYNSYKGKVGRIAKNRLSRRFSTPIPLQKLVTDITEFKCLDEEKLYLNPILDLYNGEIIAFEIKKRPTLDLVMEPLKETIEIINNHATYRTTIHSDQGWHYQHSQWVKTLKENKVFQSMSRKATCADNASMENFFGILKQEMYYGEELVNYEELKRRIEEYIYWYNHVRSKGKLAGLSPVEYRTQPSQSAA
- a CDS encoding helix-turn-helix domain-containing protein, with the translated sequence MAKYSEAFKIKLVTEYLNGNLGYKSLAKKYNMPSQTPIQDWVRAYKIKGIEGLKRRKMKGAYSVQFKMDTIQFMVETGASFQETAEQFRLNNPSLIHRWMKTFNEQGIEGLKPRLKGRSSMSKNTNKPMKKEEKKLTREEELERENELLRLENAYLKKLKAFRENQNAFHEKHKQRWHSNSKKMDSD
- a CDS encoding NAD(P)H-dependent flavin oxidoreductase: MSTKIPANITDQLELPVISAPMFLVSSANMVVEGCKSGIITTFPLLNARTTESLEEWMTEITEGLEKARNEEPNRKVAPWGVNIIIHHSNKRFEADLELLKKYQPPVVITSLGNPSLVVEVVHEYGGLVFSDVISTKHAKKAASCGVDGLILVCNGAGGHGGTINPVAFIAEVKQFWDGITILAGCLSNGRDVLAAQVLGADFAYMGTRFIATTEAMASEEYKEMLVDSDVDDILYTDAISGVNANFLTPSLRKAGLDLDNLQKPDKIDVAHVDTENEAKAWKDVWSAGQGVGAIKKVQPIAEVVRELKEEYDLAVQAITNYSPTSKV
- a CDS encoding 3-hydroxyacyl-CoA dehydrogenase family protein; this encodes MKIIIHKQGVENMELCVIGGGLMGSGIAQVAAQAGISVEIIDVTSDSLELAQKRITDSVDRFVKKNKIENGDAVLSKISYSTKWDGMSDADIIIEAVPEKLDLKKEIFKKIDEVAKNDCLIATNTSCLSVTDIASVTSRPEKIIGMHFFSPVPMMPLLEIVKGYKTSSETLEQAKQIGEKLGKRMIVAEKDFPGFLMNRIWLPMVNEACFAVMEGVGSPEEIDQGFIDGYGHTMGPLKTIDMAGLDITLWALEALYEGFNDPKYRPCPLLKKMVEAGDLGRKTGKGFYSYNQ